The DNA segment GCTGTGCAGCAGCAATGAATGTGTGGAGTTTATGCTCTAAAAGAATCCAAAAAAGATCAACTAAGCAACTTCCCATGCTACTGTTTTTTGACTATCTAATCAAGGTGCTGAATGAAGAAGAAGTTCAGAAATTTGTGGTAGTGGCAAGGAAAATCTGGTGGAGACGAAACTCATTCATATTCAACCAAGAATTTACAAAGCCTCACATTATTGTCAAGGAAACCAGAACCTTGTTAGATATGTTGGCAGAGAAGGATATTGATCTTAATAGCAAAAAACCACCAAGCTGCCCCTTAACAGAAGTATGGCAGGCACCTTCACCAAACTGGTTTAAGATCAACTGGGACGGAGCAGTGGACAAGGAAAGATGAGTAATTGGAATAGGAGTGGTAATAAGAGATAGTGACAATCAGGTTATTGCCACTGTGCGACTAAAGAAACAGATTTATCCAGATCCTCTCCTAGTAGAAGCATATGGTGCCTTACAAGCAACCAAATTTGGCCTAGACCTTGGGTTGGAACAAGTCATCCTTGAGGGAGATTCTTTGCAGGTCATAAAAGCTTtataagaaggaaaagaagcatGGTGTAGTGCTAGCATATACATGTATGAAACAAGGTCATGTCTTTTAAATTTTGCAAAGTGGGAAGtttctcatgttaggagaaATGGTAACATTGTAGCTCACTTACTAGCAAAAGATGCTCTTAATTGTCAAGAGTTAATTGTAACAATGGAGGAAGCTCCTccatatattttatcatttttataatgaaatgacAGAAGAGTAtaccctttcaaaaaaaaacaaGTCCATTTCCTTTTAAATGAACTTGACCACCTCTTATCGGGATATATCAGCTTTCGAGAACATTGTAATCATATATATCATTAAGAGAAATCTTCAtggcctttatttatttatttattattttttaaaaaagaaattcattcctatcaaaaaaaaaaaagaaattcatattttaatattgtttttatattatagttgaatttataaattgaagACATTCCCATTCCATAAtggattttaagaaaattaatataaattttaaaaaatagataatatttaaTTCTGTACCGACGATTTATTTTGTAGCTGTCAGTCAACTGAGCTATGGACCTACAAAATCATTTCAAGCCGTGAGATTAACGGTGTAGATCGCTTATGGGCCGAACACTTGCACCGAGTTCCCGTGTCTAGGGGAAAGTAGTGGAACCCTCTCTCatcattattcaaataaataaatatatattttatattctgtATATATATCTCATTAACGAACGGAAAGTACTAGTACTCACGCTTggagtttgcttctctttgtTTCTAGGGTTTTACGGCCTCCTTTTGCCATTTCTAGCCAATATGAGGTAAGGGCTCTGCTCTATTTCCTATGTTTCTTTCCTGATTTTGTATCTCTGCCTCTCTGATTTGATCCTTTTATGCTCGGGCTACTGATGTGTACTTCAAGCACGGCCTTTTCGATCTGTTTGGTTCCTCAGAAAAATGAATGGAATGATTGATACCCAAAATAAAGACGTGATTTcttattcttccttttttttgataatctgTTGTTTCAGCCGCaagtgttgttttttttttttcataagattttttttttcgtattaTTTTGCTCATTTCCTCTGGAATGAGACGCTTTGTTGGAAATTTTgtgaatgaaaatattatttatggaATGTAATGTAGTTGGTCGGTCATCAATTTCAGTAATTGATTTTAGTTGGAACTTGCGGTGGAATCGTATTTATACAAGTAATTGTTAATGTAAGTGGCTGATAGCATTACTAAACATTTGTATTAATAATTACCAATTACGAAATTTAACTCCAATGGTTTAGGATGAGTGCCTAAGCACCTGGTAACCATTATCGGTTATTCGTTACCCATGTTTGAACCCCAAGGGAAAACATATTCGGTGCCCGTCCTAATCATTTATCCTGGGTTGTAAGTTGTGTTGAACATTGGATACACTCCATGTAAAATTGTGGCACTGTAAAAATTACGGTTTTGAAGACGTGACGAACCTCAGGTGGCGCTGAAACTTTTCACCGTTGAATGTCAAATTATATGCTGGAACTAGCTAGACGCATGCAGTGCATGGGAAACTGGTTTCTGCATTGCTAAGGTCGTTTTGAACATTTCTAGTGATTTGGTTAACAAGTAAATGATATAGGCAAGGTTGATGAGTTTCCATTCTGCGAGAACCACTAACTATAGTACTTTGAATTGTTGTAAATGGTCTGTCCAATGATTGGTACTTCCATgttttttctctattcttttctaGTATTCTCACTCTTTTTAATGGTTTTCCAACATATGGTAGTCGTCATCCTGAGGTGAAGTGGGCCCAGAGGGTGGACAAGGTTTATCTTACAGTGCTACTGCCAGATGCCAAAAATGCAAAGGTTAATCTTGAGCCTGAAGGAGTTTTCACCTTCTCTGCTAGTGCGGGAGCGGGCGACCTACTCTATGAGCTGAAATTGAATCTTTTTGATAAGGTTGATGTAGAGGTAAGAAGTTAGTTTACGTTATTGTTTGTAGCATTTAATTCACCACTGAGTTGTTTGCTAGTATATTTATCCATTTCTCTGCTCACAAAATAGAACCCCCTTTAGAAAAATAGTGTTTGCTAAGCTTTGCTATTTTGATCTATGCTGGTCTTGTGCTGCCCATGTTGCCTGTGAATTATTATCAGTTAATTAGGTTTGTAGTTATCCAAATCAATCATTGAATGTATGTGTCCATTATGTTTTATGTTCATTCAACAATATTTCTCTCTATAACTCTTAAGGTCAGTATGTGAagtaatttctttatattagaGCTTTGTGAGACCATATGATGCAGCTAGTATGCATAAATATTGTGGTATTTGGTttggaaaattatattttaggtaTTTCTttaagtaatttatttttaatgtgttttttttgCAATTTCACTTCATTCGTTTAGGAAAGCAAAATAAATATAGGAGTAAGGAGTATATTCTGCATCTTGGAGAAGGCAGAGAAAGTTTGGTGGAAGAGGCTGATGCGTGAAGATGGCAAGGCACCACATTTTATCAAAGTAGATTGGGACAAATGGGTGGATGAAGATGAGGATAGTGGTACTAATTCTTGTCTAAACTTTGTTCTTTTTGTgcttttaaaagaattggtttAATTGACAAtactatgatatgatatgatattagtTTGGTATTAATTGACTTGCTGTTTTGATTAGGTGCTAATGACTTGGATTTGGGAGGAATGGATTTCTCGGTATGGGGATGCTAGCGTAGGggatttttatattgtattttcACTTTTGGTTGTGGTTTTTGGCTTATTAATGTTGTATTCTGCAGAAATTTGGAGGCATGCCCGGCATGGGAGGCATGGGAGGCATGCCTGGCATGGGAGGCATGGGCGATGATGCAATGGGTGGCTTGGGAGGAATGGATTTCTCCGTATGTGAATACTAGCTTCTGGAATTTTTATATACAACTTTTACTTTTGGTTAGGTTTAATGGCTTAGTTATTGTGTTTTGCAGAAATTTGGTGGCATGGGAGGCATGGGTGGCATGGGTGATGATGCAATGGGTGATGACTTCGAGGAGAGTGATGATGAAGGTAACAAAACCATAAGTGTTTCCAATTGATTTAGGGTGTAGTGCTTTGTTATGTGTCACACTTTCCAGACTTAAAACTGGTGAATCCTGCTATGTTTGTTGGTGTATACATAATAGTTGATGTAATATCCAAAATTAAGTATACTAAATTGCTGAGGAGAGAGAAGTTCTTATCCTTTATAATGATTTCTTTATTTCGACGAGTACCCTATcctttataatgatttcaaaaTGCTCTAATTGTAACATTGAACAATCCTTTTATGGTATAAGATCAGATGTGGCCTGGCCTTCCTTGGGCCATTACAATTGGTATTTGAGCGAGTATAGGAAGGTGACAAATAAGATCTGACATTGGAAGGGAAAAGTTATTACCTTTGTAATGATTTCAAAGGGCTTCACCTGGattattgactagtctttttggagtgGGTTGGGACTTCGTTGGGTCGTTACAATTAAAGAGACCAAAAAAGTTATGGTAGATGGAAGTAAAGCAAGTTATTTGTGGGAGTCGTTTAAGTTATATGTTAAAAGGAGAAGTCCGCTATTGGTGgatatttctcttttatcaaGTAACAATAGAGTTGTGATCTTGCTGATATGGTGCAACCAGTTGAGATCctatatatgtgatattataCAAATGTTGAATTGCAGGCAGTTCTTGTTAATTGAAAGAAACATGGGTTTGCAGCAATGTGCAGATCTGTAGAGATGCATTGTAGAAAGCTGCAGATATAGTTACTCAATTCATAGCTTTTTCGCTTGCATCTTCATTTGTCTTAAGAAAAAATCGAAGAAGAAATCTGAGTGTTGTCAAATTGCACATATGGGGAAGCTCACATATTATTttaaccttggaccttgaagttAATGCAGTAGTAaacttgcattttattttgttggggGTGTTAACTTTATGATTAAAACAATGATATTCATACAATTATTTTACCACCATGATTGAAGTCATAAAAAAGCttgtatgcatatatattattactcttTACAGTAAGGGAGATTCGTTAAATGCACTCCTGAAATAGGAAGAAAATGTTTAGTGCAGTTTTTCAAGTCCCCTTTTTTTCCCCCTAAATCTCTAACCGTTTATTGACAAcgatgtttatattttttgccTGTTATGGCAGATCAAGAAGTTTCAAAGTCAGACAAGAAATTGGAAGGAGGTGCAAAGGCAGAAGAACATGGCGGTGCTTctggagagaaaaaagaagctGCTGCAGAGAGCATATAGTGTTGTGGTGGGTTGAGAATGATTTTAACTATGGCTTTGAACTTTGTGGTGGGTGGTAAATTGTCAGTCTCTATGACTGTATCCATGTGTGTCAGTTTGTACTAACAGGGTTGATATCTATGATGTTCAATCATCAAGACATGAACAATATATTTCGCCTTGGCTAGTAGACAAACCATTAATTTCAGAGaggcaaatataatttttacttcAAAATAGAATGttctgtactttttttttttttttaaaaaaaaaacatctatgATAATCCAGAGTGTTTAACTGGACTGGGTTTTGCTTCATGGTTGACCAATTTATGGAGCCTTGTTGAAAgtagtttatatatttataatgataagtACAAGTTTCAAATAGACAAGCTTGTACGagtcatttattaaaaaacaaaataggtCTTATTAGTAAAgaatagtttattttttataatttattgaaaGTGGGATCAATGTTTTTTATGAAAGCTTGTGTAGAGTTTGTCTAGAAATCATTTCTTGTTTCAAAAGAGGGAATGGACATATGCCTTGGTTGAGTGCTTTTATAGGTGGatttttaattagaaaaattttacaCATTATTCTTATACTAGacgtgattttttattttttatttttcaaaagtgtGGTGTATAAATGAAAGTAgaagaatttaaataatttaagaggaataaaataaaaatatggtaTTTGGTGTTGGGATGATAGCAAAGctcttttatttacttattattttgatacctattttcttctctttgaaAGTCATATCACCCgctcaataattaaaaaagaaatatcttgttcgtgatataatattataaattaagatTGGATTTAGATTTTGGATTTTggattttggatttttctaatccaaataaagaatattttaattaatagatttGAAATCTTCGAAATCCTTTTATCCAAAATGAACCTTAATGTATTTTATGCACTACCATAATCCGCTTTGGGACAAAAGTGCATAAAAATTTGTAGTGTTTGTACCCTACGATATTATTGAACTTTTATGAAAACAATTTAACAAATGGCAAGTAGGAAGAGACTACTTTACTGGGTAgacattttcatataattttattcttgTACTAGCTTGCAAACAACCTTTTTTTGTTACttcaaataatgataataatagtaATTTAGATGCATCTTATACtataataaatacattttgAGTTGTACAAGAGTCACATACTTCTTTTGAAAATGAgcgaaatttattattaaaaaaattaatttttcctgtaaatctaatatttactcatttttttcaaaagatatacatattttatgactacaaatatcatttttttcattgataATGAGGTCACGAAGAATGCACAAGAAAAGTGGGCACCATCCCTACTAGCATTGCCATTATTCAATGGATCTAGCACGCTTCGGTAtatttctgtgttttttttcaagttcagatttccatttttttttttttcctttgtcttGTGAGGTCGGGCAAGATAGAGAAAACGACCAATTTAAgtaaagaacaaagaaaaacaagaacaatttctttttttccttttttttgacCTTCTGGTGTTTGGCCCTTCAGTCGATTTCTTTCTCCAAGTTTGGTGCACAATGAGAGAGACCGTTAACCTTGAAAGGGAGGCTGTAACTTGTAGCAAATCAGCAATGATGACTAGTGAATACATTTTTAAACGATTAACAATGGGAACTTTCTGTCAATAATAATCCTGTAATTGGGGCAGCCGAGATTGAAAATGGGAAAACCAATAATATGCATAATCAGCATGCAGAAAAGGAGTTGGAGAGAGGAAATCCATAATACTGCGTTCTTATTGCTACTTGCTATAAAATAACCCTTTGAACAAGGAAAACACACATAATTAAAACCACCGCAATGCTaacaataaagtaaaataaaatcacaaggatgttgactttccttctctttttcgttttcttttttttccttcctttttttttttgtgttgggttggggggggggggggggggggggggggggggggggggggggaagtgtTTAAATTTCAATACTATAGTTTCTCagtggaataaagaaaaatcacaGCATAAGCTTGTCGCTAAGTTCTGAGATACTACAGCTACTCAAATTCACAATTACAACTGGACAAACCAACCCTAAGAATAGAGAAGCATTGAAGCAACTAACCACCCGGACGTCACTGAAAAACCCAACCACCCCAACAGCACATATGAAGTTGGACACCAATGCGCCTTCAAGCCACCCATTGAATTTTTTTCACACATAACATAAATCAGCCACGGCCACGTCCAGCACCTGtcacaaaaagaaagaagatttgTGGCGCTTACTACAGTATTTACATAATGACCTtgtacttttttcttttgatgggTAACCAAGACCTTGTACTTCACC comes from the Carya illinoinensis cultivar Pawnee chromosome 8, C.illinoinensisPawnee_v1, whole genome shotgun sequence genome and includes:
- the LOC122319361 gene encoding uncharacterized protein OsI_027940 isoform X1, with product MSRHPEVKWAQRVDKVYLTVLLPDAKNAKVNLEPEGVFTFSASAGAGDLLYELKLNLFDKVDVEESKINIGVRSIFCILEKAEKVWWKRLMREDGKAPHFIKVDWDKWVDEDEDSGANDLDLGGMDFSKFGGMPGMGGMGGMPGMGGMGDDAMGGLGGMDFSKFGGMGGMGGMGDDAMGDDFEESDDEDQEVSKSDKKLEGGAKAEEHGGASGEKKEAAAESI
- the LOC122319361 gene encoding uncharacterized protein OsI_027940 isoform X2, whose translation is MSRHPEVKWAQRVDKVYLTVLLPDAKNAKVNLEPEGVFTFSASAGAGDLLYELKLNLFDKVDVEESKINIGVRSIFCILEKAEKVWWKRLMREDGKAPHFIKVDWDKWVDEDEDSGANDLDLGGMDFSKFGGMPGMGGMGGMPGMGGMGDDAMGGLGGMDFSKFGGMGGMGGMGDDAMGDDFEESDEDQEVSKSDKKLEGGAKAEEHGGASGEKKEAAAESI